Proteins encoded by one window of Melospiza melodia melodia isolate bMelMel2 chromosome 9, bMelMel2.pri, whole genome shotgun sequence:
- the LOC134422270 gene encoding basic proline-rich protein-like — protein MEPPPHPARRSDPRPAAGMAGSILPHGPQRGWRGASHPCPTGRSRDHREHPTPAPWPAAGITGSIPPLPHGPQPGSPGASHPCPTARSRDHREHPAPAPRPAAGITGSIPPLPHGPQPGSPGGSRSCPTARSRDHRAHPVPAPRAAAGITGSILPHGPQPGASRPCPTARSRDHRAHPAPAPRPAAGITGRIPLLPHGPQPGSPSASRSFPTARSRDHREHPVPVPRAVAGITGSIPVLPHGPQPGSPGASRPCPTGRSRDHRAHPAPRPAAGDHRAHPAPAPRPAAGITERIPPLPHGPQPGSPSASHPCPKARSRDHREHPAPAPRPAAGITERIPPLPHGPQPGSPGASRPCPTGRSRDHREHPAPAPRPAAGITGSIPLLPCPQPGSPGASRPCPTARSRDHREHPAPAPRPAAGITGSIPPLPHGPQPGSPGASRSCPTARSRDHREHPTPATRAAAGITGSIPLLPHGPQPGSPGASRPCPQLRLSAMASYGKARTRNNLKSKQHPAQADVFIRIHCKYC, from the coding sequence ATGGAGCCGCCCCCGCATCCCGCCCGACGGAGCGACCCACGGCCCGCAGCGGGGATGGCGGGGAGCATCCTGCCCCACGGCCCGCAGCGGGGATGGCGGGGAGCATCCCACCCCTGCCCCACCGGCCGCAGCCGGGATCACCGGGAGCATCCCACCCCTGCCCCATGGCCCGCAGCCGGGATCACCGGGAGCATCCCACCCCTGCCCCACGGCCCGCAGCCGGGATCACCGGGAGCATCCCACCCCTGCCCCACGGCCCGCAGCCGGGATCACCGGGAACATCCCGCTCCTGCCCCACGGCCCGCAGCGGGGATCACCGGGAGCATCCCGCCCCTGCCCCACGGCCCGCAGCCGGGATCACCGGGAGGATCCCGCTCCTGCCCCACGGCCCGCAGCCGGGATCACCGGGCGCATCCCGTCCCTGCCCCACGGGCCGCAGCCGGGATCACCGGGAGCATCCTGCCCCACGGCCCGCAACCGGGAGCATCCCGCCCCTGCCCCACGGCCCGCAGCCGGGATCACCGAGCGCATCCCGCTCCTGCCCCACGGCCCGCAGCCGGGATCACCGGGAGGATCCCGCTCCTGCCCCACGGCCCGCAGCCGGGATCACCGAGCGCATCCCGCTCCTTCCCCACGGCCCGCAGCCGGGATCACCGGGAGCATCCAGTCCCTGTCCCACGGGCCGTAGCCGGGATCACCGGGAGCATCCCGGTCCTGCCCCACGGCCCGCAGCCGGGATCACCGGGAGCATCCCGTCCCTGCCCCACGGGCCGTAGCCGGGATCACCGGGCGCATCCTGCCCCACGGCCCGCAGCCGGGGATCACCGGGCGCATCCCGCTCCTGCCCCACGGCCCGCAGCGGGGATCACCGAGCGCATCCCACCCCTGCCCCACGGCCCGCAGCCGGGATCACCGAGCGCATCCCACCCCTGCCCCAAGGCCCGCAGCCGGGATCACCGGGAGCATCCCGCCCCTGCCCCACGGCCCGCAGCGGGGATCACCGAGCGCATCCCACCCCTGCCCCACGGGCCGCAGCCGGGATCACCGGGAGCATCCCGTCCCTGCCCCACCGGCCGCAGCCGGGATCACCGGGAGCATCCCGCCCCTGCCCCACGGCCCGCAGCGGGGATCACCGGGAGCAtcccgctcctgccctgcccgcAGCCGGGATCACCGGGAGCATCCCGTCCCTGCCCCACGGCCCGCAGCCGGGATCACCGGGAGCATCCCGCCCCTGCCCCACGGCCCGCAGCGGGGATCACCGGGAGCATCCCACCCCTGCCCCACGGGCCGCAGCCGGGATCACCGGGAGCATCCCGGTCCTGCCCCACGGCCCGCAGCCGGGATCACCGGgagcatcccacccctgccacacgggCCGCAGCCGGGATCACCGGGAGCATCCCGCTCCTGCCCCACGGCCCGCAGCCGGGATCACCGGGCGCATCCCGCCCCTGCCCGCAGCTCAGGCTTTCTGCCATGGCCTCGTACGGTAAAGCTCGGACACGAAACAACTTGAAATCAAAGCAACACCCCGCACAAGCAGACGTCTTTATACGTATACACTGTAAATACTGTTAA